A window from Nycticebus coucang isolate mNycCou1 chromosome X, mNycCou1.pri, whole genome shotgun sequence encodes these proteins:
- the TREX2 gene encoding three prime repair exonuclease 2: MSETPRAETFVFLDLEATGLPSVEPEIAEIALFAVHRSSLENPEHDESGIPVLPRVLDKLTLCMCPERPFTTKASEITGLSSENLVRCGKASFDGAVVRTLQAFLSRQAGPICLVAHNGFDYDFPLLCTELQRLGTCLPQGTVCLDTLPALRGLDHAHGHGTRAQGRKSYSLGSLFHRYFQAEPSAAHSAEGDVHTLLLIFLHRAADLLTWADEQACSWAQVQPMYLPPDAPHTEA, from the coding sequence ATGTCTGAGACACCCCGGGCTGAGACCTTTGTTTTCTTGGACCTGGAAGCCACGGGGCTCCCCAGTGTAGAGCCTGAGATTGCCGAGATAGCCCTCTTTGCCGTCCACCGCTCTTCCTTAGAGAACCCAGAGCATGACGAATCTGGCATCCCAGTGCTGCCGCGTGTCCTGGACAAGCTCACACTGTGCATGTGCCCTGAGCGCCCCTTCACCACCAAGGCCAGCGAGATCACCGGCCTGAGCAGTGAAAACCTGGTGCGTTGTGGGAAAGCCAGCTTTGATGGCGCTGTGGTGCGGACGCTGCAGGCCTTCCTGAGCCGTCAGGCAGGTCCCATCTGCCTTGTGGCCCACAATGGCTTTGATTATGACTTCCCACTGCTGTGCACTGAGCTGCAGCGCCTGGGCACCTGCCTTCCTCAGGGCACTGTTTGCCTGGACACACTGCCTGCACTGCGGGGTCTGGACCATGCCCATGGACATGGCACCCGGGCCCAGGGCCGCAAGAGCTACAGTTTAGGCAGCCTCTTCCACCGCTATTTCCAGGCTGAGCCGAGCGCGGCCCATTCGGCTGAGGGAGATGTGCACACGCTGCTCCTTATCTTCCTGCACCGTGCTGCAGACCTGCTCACCTGGGCGGATGAGCAGGCCTGCAGCTGGGCCCAGGTCCAGCCCATGTACCTGCCGCCTGATGCCCCACACACTGAGGCCTGA